The following is a genomic window from Antechinus flavipes isolate AdamAnt ecotype Samford, QLD, Australia chromosome 3, AdamAnt_v2, whole genome shotgun sequence.
CCACACATCCTGAGTCAAGCTTTGGCagctcctccttcctccaccctttTGAGATCAGATGTCAGATCTGGCCCCAGCACCTCTGCCCTGCCCATTACCCCCTGTTTTATGTTCCTAAATAACTAGTGTTCAGTGTACAGGACAAAACTTTGGAGACTTGTACTTGAAAGAAGTATCTTTGAAACAAGtgctaactcaatggaattgatgagacaatggttatctagtttacatgtacttagtacttagcatggtgatataatagttctacagttgatttaattgtaataaggtattttaactgaggacaaagtcagtcACAAGCATTCTATCTTTGCTCGTTGTCCTGGTGGCTCTCCagtcagcagaataatcaccacaagaagagtcaggaataaagtccaaagtctttattatctccttcacagtctgtctggGGCCAGGCCAGCTTTCTCAgggaccttcagatgggccttgtcttagtggaaaagtgaaggagatagCACAGACAGAACAGTATTCAGCACTGCTCCTAGTCCTGTCTATGTGGTGTGTAACATTTCAATAAAAGTTATCTGAGGGCAGAGACTGGATCTTGCTCTAGTTTTTATTTCCCAAGAATTACTGCTTGTTGAATTGTAGGTGCCAAATAAATACTTGCTCCCATTTCAtccactcactcactcattcattcatgttTCCTTCCAGAAGTGAAACAAATCTCCACCTTAATTtgaatgctgaggatacaaagaacaGCTCTTTAGAAGGCCAAGTAGGATCCAgagagatttattttgtttgagtcTGAAACACTCCAACATGGAACAGCCATGAGATGCTTGGGGAAGGAgacataggatcacagatttctACACCAGAAGCAAATCTGAGGAATCACCAGGAAGAGGTAGCACAAGAGCAGCTCAGAGATATGGTTGAATTGCATTTAATGAAACACCTCAACTGGGTCATCCATTCAGGCTCTGGACCTTTGTATTGAGGGTGTTGGCTGgtaaatatacatgcatgcatacatacatacatacatacatatatacatatgtatcttaAAACTAGGTGGTTGGGGCAACTAGTtgctgtagtggatagagcaccagacctgaagtcaggaggacctgagttcaaatgtggctcagacacttactacttcctggctgtgtgaccctgggcaagtcacttaaccttaattgcctcagcaaattaaacaaacaaacaaactagatGGTTAAATAACAGTCTCAATGTCATTTGAAAGCATATTTAAaagtcacccccccccccaaagaactCCCCAGTCAGTCTGGTAATTGGTGGAAAACCAATCTATTGGCATCTATTCCTGTATCTGCTCCCAGGCAGAGACAACAGTTGGGTCAGAAGGAGAGAAAGCAATGGGCACATGGGCAATCTGAAGAAAGGGACCAGCCCTCAAAACCTACCTTGAAGACTGCTTGGAATTGACTGTGGGGTTGAAATGCTTGTATTTAGGCTTGGTTTGGAGTACCCCATCCTACATTTCTCCTCAGAGTGCATTATTGTCCCATTGTGGcaatggaaagaaatggaagctTCTGAAAAAGCTTCAAAATTTTGCAAGGACCCCATCACCCTGAAAGACCCAAGTGGGAGGAGGGATGAACACACAGTATTAGATATCTGCTAAATTAATGGGTAGCTAGGAGGTACTGGTCTTAGAGACTAGAAGACCCAAGTTGCATTCCTGCCTAAAATACTCCTAGGTAtttgagcctgggcaagtcatttaacctgtttgcctcagtttcttcacctgtaaaatgaactgaattagaaaatggcaaattgcACCTCTGTCTCTATTGGGAATACTCCAAgaaaggtcacaaagaatcagacgcAATTGAATAAGAATGACAACAAACCAGAAGCTCAGTAAATAGTTATGAAGGAGAAACATACAACTAGAGTCTTAGGAAGGTGACTTAGGAGTGAAGTCTAGATTGGGAGATAGGAGGTATCTTGGGTTGTGGCAAAATCAGGACCCAAGTAACAGAGGGGGCTGAGCCCTGGGCTGGTAGTTagcaagatctgaatttaaaaacTGCCTTAGACACTGGttctgtgtgtgaccctgggcaagttacttttcagtctcagttttcctacctGTAAAATAGCACCTTCTTCACCTGCTACTGTGAGGACCAAATAATATCCAGagctttcattttgcagatattaTTTCACTTCAGTCTCACAATGACTTTGCGAGATTGGTACTATTATCTTCATATTGGAAGTTATCTTCATGAGGAACCAGcaaaatatatgtgtagatattaTACATTCACAATACATAATTTATaagatacatatataatgtacacACAGGACCACAATGTATACACATGACATACATGTATGCAATAGATGTGCTGATTACATAtcaattattatttgttgttgctcagtcatttcagtaataCTTGACTCATTCCAATCATTGGAAGGTTACAGGAGTGGCCTCCCAAATATATCCATCCAAAGGTATCCCATTTAAAGGCAGCCAGGctcaggaaagaggaaaggacacTTTATAAGGGGGATTTCTTTGAAATGAATTACCTTGTAAAAGTCCCAGCATCTGGGCCCATTCAGGGATGTGGCTTCCTTGCCCTCAGCAGGTGGGGTCAGAATGCTTTGCCTGCCTGTTCTTCAAAAGACTGAAGTTTTAATGGACTGGCTGCACACTCTGGTCTGAAAGATCCAGAGCAAACCTGGGAGAAAGAATGTGTGTTCTCACCGCCCCTGGGGAGCAGCTCACACATTCCGGTGGCAGAATACACTGAGCACATGTAGAGAGAGTTCTTCTGTCCCTGGCTGCAGTTCCGTGGCTTTTGTTTCCCAGAATAAATCTGTCCCCAATCTAGCCCCTTGCAACCCACCAGAGCTCTTGCATTCAGACTTCTTTGCCATGGATTTCCTCCTTCCTGGGGGCCATAAAACATAAAACTGAGAGACCACTCATGGGACATGACATATCATGGGCATCCTTTTCAGTCATGGCTGGGAGCAGATTGCTGCTGGGATCTGTTCTAACCCTTAAATTATGGGACAGCTGTGACTTCCTAGCCAAGAGACCTTTGGCAATGTCATTGTCCTTCTTTCAGCCTCATCAGTTGAATGAACATAAATTAATATCACTTTGCCTTTGAGGCAGGATGGGTGTGAAGATTATAGGAGCTAATAAGcagtaaatttaaaatatctattataaATGTTCCTGGCCAAATGCTGCAATGCAGTTAGAGGACCTGAGCCAaatctccctttctttctgttgGCCTCAGTCtgcacatctataaaatggtataCCTCTAGATCTCTTCCATCCCTtgatatgtttttatataaagcATAGTTTTCACTTCAGCAAGGCCTGGACCACAATACTGCCTAGTGAATCCCCCTTCTGATTGAAGAGAAGCGGAATATATCTTTCTTTGGGAATATTTTAAAGGATATTCTGAACAGGTCCATGAAGAGAGTTGTAACCAGCAATCTTGCTAGTTGGGAAAATTCAGCTGAGGGGAGGATAGATACCTGTCCCAGAGCAAGTCAGGGAAGAAGGGCTGTGGGCTGTTGGGAAAGAAGAGTGCCATCTTCTGGTTTCTTGTTTTAACATGTTTCTATTGCTAATTAGGTGCTAAGTTTTTGTGGTGCAACACATGGAGGAAGGTGGTATGTCAGACACCTCTACATTTCACCTCCTTGGGGAGAAGCCCCCGTCACCCTGCTGTAGGTGTAGCTCAGCCAATGTGGAGActgtctgaaatcaggaaaactttagGCCCTTTGACATAAGGAGGTGAGGATGCAGAAAGTAAGAGAGGCTCATCCCATTCAGGTATCAGGCCTGAAGGTCCCAGCTGGGCTCTTCATGGATAAGATTGCATCCTGGAAGTCTGGGTTCTCTCCCTTCTTGTTCTGTATAAGCCTATGTACAGGACAAATCGGTAAGCCTGGTGTTACCCAGAGGGCGTGAGAGCCCTTCCTGGCGAAAGGTCTTTCTGTAATGGAGCCAGCCCACCCTGATGTAAGCACAATAATAAATTCTGGCAGTTATAAAGtaccttataaatatttatataagccACCTATCCTACAGAAACACTTATTGTCTCtcatgatcctcacaacagctctgaaaggcattttacagataataataattatgataatgataataacaatacttaacatttatatatgtgtcaGAAATGTGATAAAAGCTTTACAGTTGTTATTGCTTTGAGCATCAGAACAACCCTAGGAAATGGGAGCTAttaaatccccattttacagatgaggaaactgaggtagatagaggttaagtgtctCACTTGGGGTCATACAGCCAATCAGTGTTTGAGccaaatccagatttgaactcatggccttgtgctttatccactattccAAGAGACAGCCTTGAGTATCCCTGTTTGGGACATCACAGACAAAACCTTATAAATGGAAGTTCTCCCCAACCAAGGGGCATGCCCACATAAACAGAGGAAGCAGCATAAATTAGTAATGGATTAGGAGTgagaggatttgggttcaaatcccgaTGACTacttctgtgaccttgagcaagtaactGAACTCCTATGGGCTTCAGTTTACTTACCTGCTAAACAAGGTGAGATCCTTTCTGATTCTATATCTTAAATTTGACAGGGAtgagcactgggcttagagtcaCAGATCCTTTGTTGGAGTTATGGCTGTTATCCTTACTAGTTGAGAtaaatcatttcttctctctgcctcagtttccctatctttaaaatgaggggattacaCTAGATAATTTCTGTTCCATTTCCCAACTGCATTTCTGTTCCAAATCCCAAGATTTTTCTATTAGGCTTCAAATACCCAGGACATAATTTCATAATATAGCTTGACACAGCAtgctctggttttttttttttttttttttttttttttttgtgcttccttcaAATTTACAGTTAATGGAGAAAGGCCTGGTCCACTGGAGGAAAAGCTAGGGAGCTGAGAACTGGAGCACACAGGGCATCTACAAGGTGGAAGGTGGTATAGATTGAAGTAGACCATGGGAGGTGGGGAATCAAAATCACAACCacatgggagggggagggagtaCACCAGACTTGTATAGCCTACACCCAGTCCAGGCTGGAGGCCTGCGGGGCCACGTGAAGGTCTCATTTTTTGGCTTGGATGATGTCCAGAAATTCAGGTTTAAGAGAAGCTCCACCCACCAGAAAGCCATCCACATCAGCCTGGCTGGCCAGTTCCTTACAGTTGGCCCCAGTCACAGAGCCTCCATAAACAATCCTGATTGCTCGTGATACAGGTTCTGAGACATGGGTCTTAAGCCAAGATTGAAGCTTCTCATGTACCTCTTGGGCCTGCTGGGGCGTAGCTATCTTGCCAGTACCAATAGCCCAGATGGGCTCATAGGCTAGGACGACTTTGGACCAGTCCTTCAGGTTATCTGCAATGGCCTTGGTTTGGTCAAAAACAACCTTCTCAGTGATTCCAGCTTCCCTTTCATCCAGTTTCTCCCCAATACAAGCAATCACTCCCAGGCCTTCTGCCAGAGCATGGGCTACTTTCTGCCCAATGAGCTCATCTGACTCCCCAAAGACATACCTCCTTTCCGAGTGTCCCAAGATCACCCAAGTGGCCCCACAATCCTTAATCATGGCAGGACTGATCTCCCCAGTAAATGCACCTTTGGCCACTTTGTAGCAGTTCTGAGCAGCCACACAGATTTTTTGATCCAATTTCTGACAAACAAAGTCAAGATAGATGGAAGGAGGTGCACATACCACTTCGGTGTTGGGGGGCACCTTGGCCCTGTTGAGCGAAGTGATGAGCTCCCCCACAGACTTCTTGTCCCCATTCATCTTCCAATTGCCCCCAACGAAGAACTTCCGGGACGACATCATGGGCATCGACTCGAAGGAAATTGAAGGTCAGCAGTAGTGCACCCACAGCATGCTCTGTTGTATGTATACAGTAGGTACTCAATAGGTgctgaatgaagaaatgaaatccaGCTTACTTTATAAGCTTTCTGTATGCCTCCATTATCTGTACCATTTTCTCTTAGTGTGCCAAATCCCACTGACCTGTgggcatgagaaagaaaaagcaagatcATGGGAAGAGACATTTCAAACTACTCTACTCCAGCATTGTCCTATAGTGAGCCTTGAAACCTGCCTGCTTTGCCCTAGAAATGCCTTGCCATTGCActgctttccctcctcattttccCCAGCTTCCTTCTAGAGCTACTTTGTTTCTCTTGATTTATCTTGTATAGACTTGTATCCATACACACTGTCTCCCTCTCTTAAAATGTAACTTCTCAAGGGCAGGGACCTAATATAACTAGAACataatagaaactttaaaaactCTTGTTGTTTGGGGCAGCTGCTTAGTCCTCTCCCTGCCTTGGATATCAGGTCCTGCTTGTAAAACGAGAAACAATCGaaacttgttcatttttcttccagagctactttgtatctcttgctttatCTTGTATAGACTTGTATCCATACACAGTCTCATCCATCAGAATGTAGCTTCTCAAGGGCAGGGACCTAATATAATagttagcacatagtagatgctttaaaAACTCCTGGTAGGTGCGGCTGCTCAATCCCATCCCAGCTTTGTACTCAGTTTTGAGAAACAACGGAAATTTGTTAATGTTCCTTCCAGAGCCACTTTGTAACTCTTGATTAAGTGAGGGAAATACTTATAGATGTATACATGCCATTTcctatctcccccattagaatataacttTTCAAGGGCAGGGACCTGACATAGGGCCTGGCATctagtaggtactttaaaaattcttgctGGTTGGTTGATTAATAGCATGGTGCAGCTGAGCAGTCCCAGTCCAGCCCATTGACCCCCGGGGTTTTATTTGCCTAGGCTCCTTTGGGAGTGGGTGCTCTGCCCGACAAGGTGAGGATGTCACTATCACTCACAAGCTGGCTCCCTGGCAGGTCCCAGGTGTAATTGCCATATTGATACACTATGCAGGTTCCTTGACCTGCTGGGATGGGAAGTTACTCCACCAGTCCAACATATTTGTCAAAAGTTCCTAGTTGGgggagaaatgggaagggaaCGACACAGGTGAGGGCAGAGCTGATTCTAGGAATACCAGGGATGTCAACACAATCCCAAAATACTGAACAGAAAGGAAATGAGCTACTTCCACTGATGGGTGGGTGACTAAGGATCATTTGAGAGTTTATATAACCATCTAGTTAGCTCAATAGATAGAGCATTAGGCTTGGAACCAGATAGACTcattgtcctgagttcaaatctggactcagatactgACTAGTTCTCCTATCACTCTACCAAGAGAACCTTAAAtggaagtggagccaagatggcagagtgaaggtAGGCACTCACCCAAGTTCTTCCCAAAActtctccaaatatctttaaataatgactctaagcaTATGTTAGAGGGCCAGAATCTATAGAAAGACAGAGTGGAACAATCTGTCATCTGAAGGTTGGCCGAAGGGCTGTACAGCATAGGGATGGGTCAGGAACTAATTATGCTGCAAACTGTACCAGCCCAAACCAGGCCTCAGGAAACTAGGAACAGGCAGCAATGGCAGTAATCTCCAGACTCCTCAGCCCACAAATGCCAAGGACAATTCAGCAAGACTAAGGCATGAGGGGAGTCCCAGCACAGGATCAGGCTTTGAGGGGCACTGAATCAACAGGGACACAAACAGTGCTGCAGTAGCAGCAGTGATTTCATCAATAGCACTGGCTCCTTCCTGAGATTGAAGGTCAGGTAGTGGGCTGGGAAAATGGTCAGAGGGAGATTGCAGAggagttatttttcttctttaatataatataa
Proteins encoded in this region:
- the LOC127555973 gene encoding triosephosphate isomerase-like — protein: MMSSRKFFVGGNWKMNGDKKSVGELITSLNRAKVPPNTEVVCAPPSIYLDFVCQKLDQKICVAAQNCYKVAKGAFTGEISPAMIKDCGATWVILGHSERRYVFGESDELIGQKVAHALAEGLGVIACIGEKLDEREAGITEKVVFDQTKAIADNLKDWSKVVLAYEPIWAIGTGKIATPQQAQEVHEKLQSWLKTHVSEPVSRAIRIVYGGSVTGANCKELASQADVDGFLVGGASLKPEFLDIIQAKK